One uncultured Carboxylicivirga sp. genomic window, CTCCTATTGTAGCCTGACTTTATGCACATTACCATAAATAAGACCTCGAAGCCTTATTTATATCCGTTCAAAATTAAGTCGTTTGCAAAGGAATTCTTTTAATTATTAAAAAAAGCAAATAATTTTGCTTGAGTAATAATAACCATTAAAGAATAAAAAAATGGCCTACGTAATTAATGAAGACTGTATTGCTTGCGGTACTTGTATTGATGAATGTCCAGTAGATGCTATCGCTGAAGGCGATATCTATAAAATTGATGCAGAAGCTTGTACTGATTGTGGTACTTGTGCAGATGTTTGCCCAACTGAAGCTATTCATCCAGCGTAAGTAAAGAAAATATAAAAAAGCCCCGTTTGGGGCTTTTTTATTATGGATGAATTATTTTATCCATCTTAATATCATGAGGTTCAACCGGCACTTTATTCACCATCTGAAAATCAAAAGCTAATGCCAGCTTTTTAGCCTGTGGAACACGTTTTAAAATACGATCGTAATAACCAGCCCCTCTACCCATTCGATTCCCTGAATTATCAAAAGCCACACCAGGTACAATTACCAAATCAATTATACTTTCATCTTTTAATGGCTCACCAGTAGGTTCGGGAATACCATATTTAGCACCAGGCATCAGGCATTTTTCACCGGTAAAAAGCACTATATCGAGGTCATCTCCTTTAATAACCGGCAAATAAATATTCTTGCTATTATAATAAGACAAAATAAAGTCATGAGTCGATACCTCATCATTCATCGACCAGTAGAGAAGGATATTCTTTGCGTCTTTAAAATCAATTGAATCGATAAGTGTATTATAAATCAATTCTTCCTGATATGCTGCATCTTCTTTTGAAAAATTTTCTTTTAGCAGACGGATCCTTTTACGTAATTCTTTCTTTTCAAACATCAGTTGAGATTTAAATCGCCATAAACATCAGAACGACGATCATTCAAAGCATGGTTACGAGGAGTAATTTGTTTGTTGAGAGCCTGCGAAAGATCCACTTCAAGCTTTATTAATTTAGTTTCTTCGTCATCTCCCCTCTTTAACACTATTCCTTCTGGTGACACCAAAACCGATTGCCCTGTAAATTTTAGATCCCGTTCTTTACCCGTACGATTAGCAGTAGCGATAAAAAACTTATTTATTATGGCATAAGACTGAACCACTCCCTGACAATAAGACAGAACCAGATTAGCAGGATGAGCAATCAACTGAGCTCCTTTCATGGCCAAAACCCGCCATGTTTCAGGAAACATCCAGTCGAAACATATTTGCATACCAATTTTTCCCAACGGTGTATCAAAAACCGGTAAACCTAAATCACCGGTTTCAAAAATATCTTTCTCATCCAGAAACAAATGTAGTTTGCGATATACACCAATTAATCCTTCAGGTCCAATCAATACCGATGAATTATAAAGCTTATCTCCCGAGCGTTCACAAAAGCCTGAAACCAAATAAGCTTTCTTTGCTACAGCAATGGCAACCAATGCGTTTAGAAATGGGCTATTAGTGGTGCGTTCGGAATACAGAACCGCCTCATCTCGGTTTTTAAAACGATAACCTGAATTAGCCAACTCAGGCAACACATATAAATCACATCGTCTTTTAGATGCAATCAACTCATTAATTGTTTGAATATTTTCGCTGACTTGCCCCAACTTAGGTGCAAACTGAATAATCCCAATCTTCGCCATATTCACTTTTTTATGGACGATATCTTGATTGTTGAAAAATCATATGTCCATCCTTTTGTCTCATCAAATCATCCAACGTAAGTTCGGGATTATTTTTCATATATGCCTCTACTATCTGATATCCCAGATAAACAGCTGCTCTTCCCGGCGAATCCTGTCCAAAATAATAAGTAAACGGACTGTCTCCTGTATATTTCTGAATGGTCATCCGATCGGTATTAAACAAGTCTTTTCGCTCTACCATGCCGGCCCATATATCAGCTTCAAATTTTTCACACCATTTGACTTCCTCCTTCGACATATCAAAAAGAAAGGTTTCCTTAATAGCTGGTACCATATGATGAACAAAATACAAGACTTTCCCTTCTTCAATCATATTACTGATCACATCATTATTATTCATCCCACCAGCATAGGTAGTGAGCATCACAGCTTTCATAATATCAGGTACAATTTTCTCACGTACCATCCGCTTGCGCATATATTGTGGTTCGGCTAACCATTCATAAAACTCACAATCCTCACCAAGATATTTTTCAACACTCACTGATATCCAGCTGGAATCGACGGCAACAAACTGATTAAACCCTGATATATGAAAGTAAATTTCAGGCACTGTAATATTTGGAAAATAGTATTTATAATATCTGAATGCCTGCTCTGCATCTTTTACGATATCATCAACCTCAGAATACTGTTCTTTACACTTTTCAAAAACATCCCTGTTAGCATCATAATCTAAAAATGCTTTAAGATTCTCAGGAAACTCGGGTTGATCGGGATTTCCTATTCGAATGACTTTTTGACAATAGGCATAAAAATAAGTTCCATACTTCTCTTTCAGATTTTCAGCCTTCTTTTCAATATCTTCGCTGCCATTCTCAAATAAATCTTTGAAAAAAAGATGCGACTCCATTTCAACATGAATATCGCTTACATCCGGAGCCTTTATTCCTCCTCCGCATGATGATAAAACTAAAATCAGAACAGTATAAACCCAATATTTTTTAATAAAAGCTTGCATGGTGTATTCTTTAATTTGCCATAAAAATAAGTAAGTTTGTAGAGTTTTCAACCATTAAAACATTACTCGATGCAAAGAAAGCTTTTAATAATGGCAGGTTTGCTCATCTGTATCTTAACCAACGCCCAAACTGAGAAAAAAATACGTCTTGGATTTTTGTTAAGTCCTCAAATCTCATGGATGACTTCTGATGCTAGTTCTGTCAACTCAAACGGAAGCTTATTCGGATATAATTTTGGTGTATTAGTAGATCGATTCTTCGATACCAATTATGCATTCTCAACAGGATTAACCATCAATACAGGTGGTGGCAAATTATCTTATGATGCTACCAGTGAGCTTGATAAACTTAATGCTACTTATCGCTTAAAATACATCGAAGTACCACTTAGCCTAAAATTATTAACTAACGAATTTCATCGTTCACGTTATTTCGGACAGTTTGGATTATATTCGCAATTCAATATCAAAGCCTCCGATGTTGATGGAAACAGTATTAGCAGTGACGTAAACTTTTTTGACATGGGTTACCAATTAGGAGGCGGTATGGAATACTCATTGGGCGGCAACACATTCTTAACAGTGGGATTGATTTATTACGGCGGATTTTTGGATGTAACTGATTATAGAGTTGATGACAAGTCGAACCTTAAGCGATTTGCATTTCAATTTGGAGTAATTTTTTAATAGCAGATTAAAGAGATAAAGGGAATGAAGGTTGTATTGGCGCAATTGAATTATCATATTGGAAACTTCGAATCCAATTCAGGAAAGATTATCAGTACCATTGAGAAAGCCAAGGAAGAAGGAGCCGGATTGGTTGTTTTTTCAGAACTGGCAGTATGTGGTTATCCATCATACGATTTTCTGGAACGAAAGGAGTTTATCGAGAAGTGTAACGAATCAATTGACAACATTGCCAAAAGTTGTGTTGGTATTACTGCTATTGTTGGAGCTCCTGAAATTAATCCTGAACCACTAGGTAAAAACCTTTACAATGCAGCCTATGTTTTGAGCAATGGCAGTATTCAGCAAATCGTAAGAAAAACTTTATTACCAAATTACGATGTATTTGATGAGTATCGCTATTTTCAACCCAATAACCAATTTAATTTAGTTGATATAAACGGCAAAAAAGTAGCCCTTACTATCTGTGAAGATATTTGGGAAGATCAGCCTGTGGCCAATGCTTTTGCTAGAGATAAACTCTATACTATCTCTCCGATGGATGAGTTAATGAAACAAGGACCAGATTTTGCCATTAATATTGCAGCTTCTCCGTTCTCATACACTCAGGTAGATGTTCGTCAGAATATAGTTCGAAACAAAGCAAAAAAATATCAGATCCCATTCATCTATGTAAACCAGGTAGGTGCTAACACTGAACTTATCTTTGATGGGAACAGCATGGCTGTTAATTCAAAGGGTGAAATAATTCAGTCAACCCAGGCATTTGATGAAGATGTTGTGACGATTGACATGGATACTATTGATCAGACTGCCGGAACTGAACCTGAGAAAAAAGAAACCATCGGCTTAATACACGATGCCCTGGTTTGCGGTATTCGTGATTATTTTGCCAAGATGGGCTTTACCAAAGCTACTTTGGGACTTTCTGGTGGAATTGATTCTGCCGTAACAGTTGCCCTGGCTGAAAAAGCTTTGGGTAAAGAAAACATCAGAGTATTATTATTACCATCTCAGTATTCTTCACAACACAGTATTAAAGATGCTGTTGATCTGGCCAATAACCTCGATATTGAATACAACATCGTTCCAATCAAAGAAATATTTGACACGTACAACTTCATAATGGGGCCATTATTCGAAGGCAAAGAAGAAGATGTAACAGAAGAAAATATGCAGGCCCGTATTCGCGGAACCTTATTGATGGCTCTTTCGAATAAATTTGGTCACATCCTTTTAAACACTTCCAATAAGAGTGAGGCTGCCGTTGGATACGGAACACTTTACGGCGATATGAATGGAGGACTTTCGGTATTGGGTGATGTATATAAAACCGATGTTTTCAAATTAGCCCGTTACATCAACCGGAACGGAGAAATTATCCCTGAGAATACTATTGTTAAACCACCTTCAGCCGAGTTGCGTCCCGATCAGAAGGACTCTGACTCATTGCCTGATTATGATGTACTGGATGCCATACTTTTCAAATATATCGAAAAGCATGAATCACCGGCCGACATTATCAATGATGGCTTTGATGAGGCGACCGTAAAAAAAGCAGTTCGATTAGTTAATATGAATGAATACAAACGCTTTCAAACAGCACCTACATTAAGGGTTTCGGGTAAGGCGTTTGGCATGGGTCGCAGAATGCCTTTAGTAGCCAAATACTAACAATTCTATACCTTGAGTATCAATTTTTAAAAGAAATATGGTACTCCTATACATTTTTATTAATTTTGTGTTATACAACATTGTTTTACAACATAAATATGCCGGTAAAGAAGAAATCGGAGGGATTAGATCCAACCATCAAGGACATTACCAAACTCTATAATATCCTTAGTGAGGAAGAGAAAGAATATCTTCTTGCGAATCATTCAACCTTGTACTATAAGAAGAACGATATTATCTATCGTGAGAGTGATAAACCAACTGGCTTGCTTTGTCTGGGTTCAGGTAAAGTAAAAATTTTTAAAGAAGGTGTTGGTCGCAGAGAACAAATCGTAAGGATGGCCAGTGCCCCTGATTTCATTGGATACCGTGCCCTTTTTGCTGAAGACTTACACATTGCAGCGGCTGAGGTGATCGAACCATGCATCATTTTTCATGTTCCCCGTAACGTTATTTATAAATTGATGCAAACAAATCCAGCCTTATCAATGGCTTTTATGAAGTCGATGGCAAAGGAGCTGGGCTTTGCCCGATACAGAACGGTTACCCTTACCCAGAAACATATCCGTGGTCGTCTTGCCGAGAGCCTTTGTGTATTAAAGGAAGTATATGGTTATGAAGAAGACGGTGAAACCCTGAGTGTTTATTTATCGCGCGAAGATCTGGCGAATTTTTCAAATATGACCACATCCAATGCCATTCGTACTTTAACTACTTTTGTAAACGAAAAAGTTCTGGCAGTAAACGGACGGGTAATTAAGATATTGGATGAGGATACCCTTGAAAAAATATCACGCTTAGGTTAAGCCCATATTACTCAAGAAAATAAACCCGTTTTACCCTTCGACTGATTCCGGTAAGTATTTCGTATGGGATGGTTCCAAGTTGTTGTGCCATCTCATCCATGGTAATGTGATTGCCGAATATTTCCACTTCATCACCTTCTTTAACAGATAAGCCGGTAACATCCACCATACACATATCCATACAAATATTGCCCATCAAGGGAACTTTGTGTTGGTTAATAAACAATTGGCCTACGCCATTACTTAATAGTCTGTTCAGGCCATCGGCATAACCAACAGGAACTACAGCAATGGTTTTATCTTCCGATGCAACTCCTCGTCGTCCATACCCGATGGTAGCACCTTTGGGTACATGTTTTAACTGCGACACATAAGACTTTAGAGTTGCTACCGTTTTTAAATCCTGACCGGATGCCGAAATTCCATACATTCCAATACCCAAACGAACCATTTCCATTTGCAACTCCGGGAAACGCTCAATTCCTGCCGAATTTAAAATATGACGGATAAAACCATACCCAATGCCATCGGCAAGTTTTTCACAACAAAGTTTAAAGATTTCTCCCTGTTTACGGGTAAAATCATCATGGAAAGCTTCGTCACTTCCTGCCAGATGCGAAAAAACCGAGGCTACTTTTAACAAAGGTGCTTGGTTTAAACGAATTATCAGTTCATCCATTTCATCAGGCAGAAATCCCATACGATTCATCCCTGTATCTATTTTGATATGAACCAATACCTTTTGATTCCCTTGTCGTTCGGCTGCATTAAGAAAAGTATCAAGAAGATGAAAACTATATATCTCCGGTTCCAGATCGTATTGGAGCATTAACGGAAAGCTGCTCACCTCGGGATTCATTACGATAATAGGTAAATTGATTCCGGCCTCACGTAATTCAATTCCTTCATCAGCAAAAGCAACACCCAGGTAATCTATTTTCTGACGTTGCAGCACATTAGCAATCTCAAACGATCCACTTCCGTATGAAAATGCCTTCACCATTGCAAGCATCTTTGTTTCCGGCTTGAGCA contains:
- a CDS encoding 4Fe-4S binding protein → MAYVINEDCIACGTCIDECPVDAIAEGDIYKIDAEACTDCGTCADVCPTEAIHPA
- a CDS encoding 5-formyltetrahydrofolate cyclo-ligase translates to MFEKKELRKRIRLLKENFSKEDAAYQEELIYNTLIDSIDFKDAKNILLYWSMNDEVSTHDFILSYYNSKNIYLPVIKGDDLDIVLFTGEKCLMPGAKYGIPEPTGEPLKDESIIDLVIVPGVAFDNSGNRMGRGAGYYDRILKRVPQAKKLALAFDFQMVNKVPVEPHDIKMDKIIHP
- a CDS encoding nitrilase-related carbon-nitrogen hydrolase, encoding MAKIGIIQFAPKLGQVSENIQTINELIASKRRCDLYVLPELANSGYRFKNRDEAVLYSERTTNSPFLNALVAIAVAKKAYLVSGFCERSGDKLYNSSVLIGPEGLIGVYRKLHLFLDEKDIFETGDLGLPVFDTPLGKIGMQICFDWMFPETWRVLAMKGAQLIAHPANLVLSYCQGVVQSYAIINKFFIATANRTGKERDLKFTGQSVLVSPEGIVLKRGDDEETKLIKLEVDLSQALNKQITPRNHALNDRRSDVYGDLNLN
- a CDS encoding gliding motility protein GldB encodes the protein MQAFIKKYWVYTVLILVLSSCGGGIKAPDVSDIHVEMESHLFFKDLFENGSEDIEKKAENLKEKYGTYFYAYCQKVIRIGNPDQPEFPENLKAFLDYDANRDVFEKCKEQYSEVDDIVKDAEQAFRYYKYYFPNITVPEIYFHISGFNQFVAVDSSWISVSVEKYLGEDCEFYEWLAEPQYMRKRMVREKIVPDIMKAVMLTTYAGGMNNNDVISNMIEEGKVLYFVHHMVPAIKETFLFDMSKEEVKWCEKFEADIWAGMVERKDLFNTDRMTIQKYTGDSPFTYYFGQDSPGRAAVYLGYQIVEAYMKNNPELTLDDLMRQKDGHMIFQQSRYRP
- a CDS encoding porin family protein; this encodes MQRKLLIMAGLLICILTNAQTEKKIRLGFLLSPQISWMTSDASSVNSNGSLFGYNFGVLVDRFFDTNYAFSTGLTINTGGGKLSYDATSELDKLNATYRLKYIEVPLSLKLLTNEFHRSRYFGQFGLYSQFNIKASDVDGNSISSDVNFFDMGYQLGGGMEYSLGGNTFLTVGLIYYGGFLDVTDYRVDDKSNLKRFAFQFGVIF
- a CDS encoding NAD+ synthase, producing the protein MKVVLAQLNYHIGNFESNSGKIISTIEKAKEEGAGLVVFSELAVCGYPSYDFLERKEFIEKCNESIDNIAKSCVGITAIVGAPEINPEPLGKNLYNAAYVLSNGSIQQIVRKTLLPNYDVFDEYRYFQPNNQFNLVDINGKKVALTICEDIWEDQPVANAFARDKLYTISPMDELMKQGPDFAINIAASPFSYTQVDVRQNIVRNKAKKYQIPFIYVNQVGANTELIFDGNSMAVNSKGEIIQSTQAFDEDVVTIDMDTIDQTAGTEPEKKETIGLIHDALVCGIRDYFAKMGFTKATLGLSGGIDSAVTVALAEKALGKENIRVLLLPSQYSSQHSIKDAVDLANNLDIEYNIVPIKEIFDTYNFIMGPLFEGKEEDVTEENMQARIRGTLLMALSNKFGHILLNTSNKSEAAVGYGTLYGDMNGGLSVLGDVYKTDVFKLARYINRNGEIIPENTIVKPPSAELRPDQKDSDSLPDYDVLDAILFKYIEKHESPADIINDGFDEATVKKAVRLVNMNEYKRFQTAPTLRVSGKAFGMGRRMPLVAKY
- a CDS encoding Crp/Fnr family transcriptional regulator, which translates into the protein MPVKKKSEGLDPTIKDITKLYNILSEEEKEYLLANHSTLYYKKNDIIYRESDKPTGLLCLGSGKVKIFKEGVGRREQIVRMASAPDFIGYRALFAEDLHIAAAEVIEPCIIFHVPRNVIYKLMQTNPALSMAFMKSMAKELGFARYRTVTLTQKHIRGRLAESLCVLKEVYGYEEDGETLSVYLSREDLANFSNMTTSNAIRTLTTFVNEKVLAVNGRVIKILDEDTLEKISRLG